A window from Mytilus galloprovincialis chromosome 8, xbMytGall1.hap1.1, whole genome shotgun sequence encodes these proteins:
- the LOC143043122 gene encoding uncharacterized protein LOC143043122 yields the protein MSQNGEIQLSYASSEDLLNSVINTYRELTMDKVHDEDLSDLTPNQIREITESSLNFTDSGMPNEYTFNRRLQNTEAPRITQENIMCELHGHCELTHFCRKCEVPVCQLCRSSLKHKGHRTKRIGVAVEERKRELNDKYIKMEQDKIKALRRNRVFVENEKSNVRASCDEVVARIRQRCAYMKSVLDTIANNFVKEVYYKKKDCLQQYTNIQKEIESEIKEGDCDLKRMLHLSESPNDQQFLKDFKDLKEKPSVVRKVHNIWKEYVKFDHGRLSVEELSDKFGSVRFVVATDGGAFTYESKRQNGRLSCRTKTSFRCERKKVETDDDEQGGSINSIVKHGSSLWVNSGLNSKSISLVNENGKTIKSLPLRFKIEDITCSKNGELIISSFRDKVIRQVSNTGVTSDLFNVPYHPKGITTTKDGGYLVCMCESYSTSVCEDSRRLVVKYTSEGDEECVYEYNGEEKLFTRPFRVTENINRDICVIDKTAMGSGQVIILDRTGLVKTIYSADRHQTNNGHINKIVSRFAPSDIACDKNGRIFIVESDNHKVHLLNKTGSLIGHFLTNESDFFCPLSIATDENNQIWIGNEYGEIKMFTCDWQ from the coding sequence ATGTCTCAAAACGGAGAAATACAATTGTCATATGCAAGTAGTGAAGATTTGTTAAACAGTGTCATCAACACTTACAGGGAACTAACTATGGACAAGGTACACGATGAAGACTTATCAGATTTAACACCCAATCAAATCAGAGAGATTACTGAATCTAGTTTGAACTTTACTGATAGTGGAATGCCGAATGAGTATACGTTTAATCGACGTCTACAAAACACAGAAGCACCTAGAATTACACAGGAAAACATAATGTGCGAATTACATGGACATTGTGAACTAACACATTTTTGCAGGAAGTGTGAAGTGCCTGTTTGTCAATTATGTAGATCATCACTGAAACATAAAGGTCACAGAACAAAACGTATAGGAGTGGCAGTAGAAGAAAGGAAACGAGAGCTCAATGACAAGTATATAAAAATGGAACAAGATAAGATTAAAGCACTTCGTAGAAATCGGGTGTTTGTTGAAAACGAAAAATCCAATGTCAGAGCGTCTTGCGACGAGGTTGTGGCAAGGATTCGCCAAAGGTGTGCTTATATGAAAAGTGTCCTGGATACAATtgcaaataattttgttaaagaaGTATATTACAAAAAGAAAGACTGTTTACAGCAGTACACAAATATTCAGAAAGAAATTGAGAGTGAAATAAAAGAAGGTGATTGTGATCTAAAACGCATGCTTCATCTATCTGAATCACCTAACGATCAACAgtttttaaaagatttcaaaGACCTTAAAGAAAAGCCAAGTGTTGTTAGAAAAGTTCATAACATATGGAAGGAATACGTCAAGTTTGATCATGGGCGTCTTTCAGTCGAAGAGTTAAGCGACAAATTTGGCTCGGTTAGGTTTGTAGTGGCGACTGATGGTGGAGCTTTTACTTATGAAAGCAAACGACAGAATGGACGACTTTCATGTAGAACTAAAACATCCTTTAGATGTGAAAGGAAGAAGGTTGAAACTGATGATGACGAACAAGGAGGGTCCATCAACTCAATTGTCAAACACGGGAGTAGTCTTTGGGTAAACTCTGGTCTCAATTCAAAAAGTATATCATTGGTTAATGAAAATGGAAAAACAATTAAGTCACTGCCTTTAAGGTTCAAAATAGAAGACATAACGTGTTCTAAAAACGGGGAACTAATCATCTCTTCATTTCGAGACAAAGTGATAAGACAAGTTTCTAATACCGGAGTTACAAGCGATCTATTCAATGTACCTTACCATCCAAAAGGTATTACTACAACTAAAGATGGCGGTTATCTCGTGTGTATGTGTGAAAGCTATTCTACGTCTGTTTGTGAAGACAGTCGCCGTCTTGTTGTTAAATACACGTCCGAAGGCGACGAGGAATGTGTTTATGAATATAACGGAGAAGAAAAGCTGTTTACACGACCATTCAGAGTAACAGAGAATATAAATAGAGATATATGTGTAATTGATAAAACTGCCATGGGCAGTGGTCAAGTAATAATTTTAGACAGAACAGGACTTGTCAAAACGATATATAGTGCAGATAGACATCAAACAAACAACGGACATATTAATAAAATTGTATCCAGATTTGCTCCCTCTGACATTGCATGTGACAAGAACGGCCGAATTTTTATTGTTGAATCTGATAATCATAAAGTGCACCTATTGAATAAGACTGGAAGTTTAATTGGACATTTTTTAACTAATGAAAGTGACTTTTTCTGTCCACTTAGTATAGCTACCGATGAAAATAACCAGATCTGGATAGGAAACGAatatggtgaaataaaaatgtttacatGTGACTGGCaatga